A window of the Streptomyces sp. NBC_00454 genome harbors these coding sequences:
- a CDS encoding PucR family transcriptional regulator produces the protein MSHATRRATELALDETTVTALRAALKTTADEVVQAIIDEVPSYANALSGRMGGTIRRAVHTALGHYLDLASGNATGGDGDDAAYELGRGEVRDGRSMDALLSAYRVGARVAWRCLAAGAVPAGLPAAEVAKFAELTFAYIDELSAASAAGHADALAARGRAHERHLEHLARDLLAGASPDVLLGSVQRAGWQPPVSLTAVLLPADQVRPAYRALDPSTLVLDDLPDDTGVLLVPDADRSHLLRQLTDRTAVVGPARPWTRASASYARAVRARSLSSDIRDTEEHLPELVLSADVDAFADLRARALAPLLTLPVATARRLEETLRAWLLHQGRRDEVAAALFVHPQTVRYRMSQLRELFPDLASPHRVLELTLAVGLRVS, from the coding sequence ATGAGCCATGCAACCCGGAGGGCCACCGAGCTGGCCCTGGATGAGACGACGGTCACAGCACTTCGGGCGGCGCTGAAGACCACCGCCGACGAGGTCGTCCAGGCGATCATCGACGAGGTCCCGTCCTACGCCAACGCCCTTTCGGGCCGCATGGGTGGCACCATCCGCCGAGCCGTCCACACCGCCCTGGGGCACTACCTGGACCTCGCGAGCGGGAACGCCACGGGCGGCGACGGCGATGACGCAGCCTACGAGCTGGGCCGCGGCGAAGTGCGCGACGGCCGTTCGATGGACGCCCTGCTCAGCGCCTACCGCGTCGGCGCCCGTGTGGCCTGGCGATGCCTGGCGGCGGGTGCCGTACCCGCAGGTCTGCCCGCCGCCGAGGTCGCCAAGTTCGCCGAGCTGACCTTCGCCTACATCGACGAGCTCTCGGCCGCGAGCGCCGCGGGCCACGCCGACGCACTGGCCGCCCGGGGCAGGGCCCACGAGCGCCACCTGGAACACCTGGCCCGCGACCTCCTCGCCGGCGCGAGCCCGGACGTGCTGCTGGGCTCTGTTCAACGGGCCGGGTGGCAGCCTCCGGTTTCGCTGACCGCGGTCCTGTTGCCCGCCGACCAGGTACGGCCCGCCTACCGCGCACTCGACCCGAGCACCCTCGTCCTCGACGATCTGCCGGATGACACCGGTGTGCTGCTCGTCCCCGATGCCGACCGATCACATCTCTTGCGGCAGCTGACCGACCGCACCGCCGTGGTCGGCCCGGCCCGGCCGTGGACTCGTGCGTCCGCCTCGTACGCACGAGCCGTACGCGCGCGCTCCCTCTCCTCCGATATTCGCGACACCGAGGAACACCTGCCCGAGCTGGTGCTGAGCGCCGACGTGGACGCGTTCGCAGACCTGCGTGCCCGAGCCCTCGCACCGTTGCTGACCTTGCCCGTCGCGACCGCACGGCGGCTGGAGGAGACGTTGCGGGCATGGCTGCTGCACCAGGGAAGGCGGGACGAGGTGGCGGCGGCGTTGTTCGTCCATCCCCAGACAGTCCGGTACCGGATGTCGCAGCTGCGGGAGCTGTTCCCGGATCTCGCATCGCCACACCGGGTCCTTGAACTGACGCTGGCGGTTGGTCTTCGGGTCAGCTGA
- a CDS encoding ferredoxin reductase — protein MVTTPLLPSDYLDLVSPLRAGADLRGRIEAVHPETGDAATIVIRPGRGWRGHTAGQYVRIGVDVDGVRLWRAYSLTSPTNRQDGRVTITVKAIPDGKVSNHLVRRAKPGTLIQLDQPTGDFVLPQAKPAKVLYLTAGSGITPVMGMLRDTEFDDVVMVHSAPQAQDVIFRNELHDLVADKKLRLTELHTDTDGVLDITRLAELVPDWAERETWACGPAGLLDAAEKHWSEHGVQERLHTERFRPGIVVAGDGGEVTFSATGKTVDADGATPLLDVGEEAGVLMPSGCRMGICFGCVTPLKAGAVRDLRTGEITEAEPGVLIQTCVSAAAGPCDIER, from the coding sequence ATGGTCACGACGCCGCTGCTGCCGTCGGACTACCTCGACCTGGTCAGCCCGCTGCGTGCGGGCGCTGACCTGCGTGGGCGCATCGAGGCCGTGCATCCCGAGACGGGCGACGCCGCGACCATCGTGATCAGGCCGGGACGGGGCTGGCGCGGCCACACGGCCGGTCAGTACGTGCGGATCGGGGTCGACGTCGACGGGGTGCGCCTGTGGCGTGCCTACTCCCTCACCTCGCCGACGAACCGCCAGGACGGCCGCGTCACGATCACCGTGAAGGCGATCCCGGACGGCAAGGTCAGCAACCACCTGGTCCGCAGGGCCAAACCGGGCACGCTGATCCAGCTCGACCAGCCGACCGGTGACTTCGTACTGCCGCAGGCCAAGCCCGCCAAGGTGCTCTACCTGACGGCCGGCAGCGGCATCACGCCCGTGATGGGCATGCTGCGCGACACCGAGTTCGACGACGTCGTCATGGTCCACTCCGCGCCACAGGCGCAAGACGTGATCTTCCGCAACGAGCTGCACGACCTGGTCGCGGACAAGAAGCTGCGTCTCACCGAGCTGCACACCGACACGGACGGAGTGCTCGACATCACCCGTCTCGCCGAACTCGTGCCCGACTGGGCCGAGCGCGAGACCTGGGCCTGCGGACCCGCGGGCCTGCTCGACGCCGCCGAAAAGCACTGGAGCGAGCACGGCGTTCAAGAGCGCCTGCACACCGAACGCTTCCGACCCGGCATCGTCGTGGCCGGCGACGGCGGCGAGGTCACGTTCAGCGCCACCGGCAAGACCGTCGACGCGGACGGCGCCACGCCGTTGCTGGACGTCGGCGAGGAGGCCGGCGTGCTCATGCCCTCCGGGTGCCGCATGGGCATCTGCTTCGGCTGCGTCACGCCGCTCAAGGCTGGCGCCGTCCGCGACCTGCGCACCGGCGAGATCACCGAGGCCGAGCCGGGCGTCCTCATCCAGACCTGCGTGTCCGCCGCGGCGGGCCCCTGCGACATCGAACGGTAG
- a CDS encoding fatty acid desaturase: protein MTAIDPTAHLTAEQIEELGRELDAIRDEVIADRGEKDAAYIRKVISAQRKLELVSRGVLLFSIFPPAWLIGTAGLSVAKIMDNMEIGHNILHGQWDWMRDPKIHSTTWEWDHVSPSEQWKHSHNELHHTYTNVIGKDNDLGYGIMRVDEDQRWHPFHLGQPLWNFLNACFFEYGIAAYDLELGKNLRKRRRKNPEFRARAKAVGRKIRKQVLKDYVIHPLLSGPSFLPTLAATFTANLVRNIWTHSVIMCGHFPEGVQVFERRSIKGETRGQWYLRQMMGSANISGSKAMHFMTGNLSHQIEHHLFPDLPSNRYAEVAVKVRALFEKYELEYVTGPLPKQVFSAWHKVFRLSLPNKKPKVKTPDREQELVAA from the coding sequence TTGACCGCCATCGACCCCACCGCCCACCTGACCGCGGAGCAGATCGAGGAGCTGGGCCGCGAGCTGGACGCGATCCGCGACGAGGTGATCGCCGACCGCGGCGAGAAGGACGCCGCCTACATCCGCAAGGTCATCTCGGCGCAGCGCAAGCTCGAGCTGGTCAGCAGGGGCGTGCTGCTGTTCTCGATCTTCCCGCCCGCGTGGCTGATCGGCACCGCCGGGCTGTCCGTGGCGAAGATCATGGACAACATGGAGATCGGCCACAACATCCTGCACGGCCAGTGGGACTGGATGCGGGACCCGAAGATCCACTCCACCACCTGGGAGTGGGATCACGTCTCCCCGTCCGAGCAGTGGAAGCACTCGCACAACGAGCTGCACCACACCTACACCAACGTGATCGGCAAGGACAACGACCTCGGCTACGGCATCATGCGCGTCGACGAGGACCAGAGGTGGCACCCGTTCCACCTCGGCCAGCCGCTGTGGAACTTCCTCAACGCCTGCTTCTTCGAATACGGCATCGCAGCGTACGACCTGGAGCTCGGCAAGAACCTGCGCAAGCGCCGCCGCAAGAACCCGGAGTTCCGCGCGCGGGCCAAGGCCGTGGGCCGCAAGATCCGCAAGCAGGTGCTCAAGGACTACGTGATCCACCCGCTGCTGTCGGGCCCGTCGTTCCTCCCCACGCTCGCCGCCACGTTCACCGCGAACCTGGTCCGCAACATCTGGACCCACTCGGTGATCATGTGCGGGCACTTCCCCGAGGGCGTACAGGTCTTCGAACGCCGGTCGATCAAGGGCGAGACGCGAGGCCAGTGGTACCTGCGCCAGATGATGGGCTCGGCGAACATCAGCGGCAGCAAGGCCATGCACTTCATGACCGGCAATCTGTCGCACCAGATCGAGCACCACCTGTTCCCGGACCTGCCGAGCAACCGCTACGCCGAGGTCGCGGTGAAGGTGCGCGCGCTGTTCGAGAAGTACGAGCTGGAGTACGTCACCGGCCCGCTGCCCAAGCAGGTGTTCTCCGCCTGGCACAAGGTCTTCCGGCTCTCGCTGCCGAACAAGAAGCCCAAGGTCAAAACGCCGGACCGCGAGCAGGAGCTCGTCGCCGCCTGA
- a CDS encoding VOC family protein has protein sequence MRLDHVSYAVARDSFVSTVQWIGSALGAGFVDGGVHPRFGTRNFILPLSGGTYVEVVTTLDHPAADRAPFGQAVARRAAEGGGWLGWVVSVDDITPVEARLGRTSAEGHRVRPDGFDLRWKQIGLLELLEDPQLPYFLQWSVPIEERPSADPRTPTTIHGVSIAGDAASIAEFLGEPADHPLDQIDVTWVEDEEPGLVSVEFATAHGPVTI, from the coding sequence GTGCGACTTGATCACGTGTCCTATGCGGTGGCCCGCGACAGCTTCGTCTCGACCGTTCAGTGGATCGGATCGGCCCTCGGCGCCGGGTTCGTCGACGGGGGTGTGCACCCGCGATTCGGCACCCGCAATTTCATTCTCCCGCTGAGCGGCGGCACCTACGTCGAGGTCGTCACCACACTCGACCACCCCGCCGCCGACCGCGCACCCTTCGGCCAGGCGGTCGCGCGCCGCGCCGCCGAGGGCGGCGGCTGGCTCGGTTGGGTGGTCTCCGTCGACGACATCACCCCGGTCGAGGCCCGCCTCGGCCGCACCTCGGCCGAGGGCCACCGTGTCCGCCCCGACGGGTTCGACCTGAGGTGGAAGCAGATCGGCCTGCTGGAACTGCTGGAGGACCCACAACTGCCCTACTTCCTCCAGTGGTCGGTCCCCATCGAGGAGCGCCCGAGCGCCGACCCGCGCACCCCCACCACCATCCACGGGGTCTCCATCGCCGGCGACGCCGCCTCCATCGCCGAATTCCTCGGCGAACCGGCCGACCACCCTCTCGACCAGATCGACGTCACCTGGGTCGAGGACGAGGAACCGGGTCTGGTCTCGGTCGAGTTCGCCACCGCCCACGGCCCCGTCACGATCTGA
- a CDS encoding response regulator, with product MTIRILIADDEALLRMAFGTVLEAQPDMTPVGEAADGAQAVRLARELRPDVVLMDVRMPGTDGIEATRQVVEVSPQSRVLILTTFDLDAYAFDGLAAGASGFLLKNTRPEELLTAIRNVAAGDAVLSPRITRRLLEDFRLHLPDGGAAVLDERLDRLSAREREVLVEVGRGLSNAEIAAALYLAEATVKSHLGRILHKLELRDRIQAVVFAHDNRLVRPA from the coding sequence ATGACGATCCGCATCCTGATCGCCGACGACGAGGCGCTGCTCCGGATGGCCTTCGGCACGGTCCTGGAGGCCCAGCCCGACATGACACCGGTCGGCGAGGCCGCGGACGGCGCCCAGGCCGTCCGCCTCGCCCGGGAGCTGCGGCCCGATGTCGTCCTCATGGACGTCCGGATGCCCGGGACGGACGGGATCGAGGCGACCCGACAGGTCGTCGAGGTCTCCCCGCAGAGCAGAGTGCTGATCCTGACCACCTTCGACCTGGACGCGTACGCCTTCGACGGCCTCGCCGCCGGAGCCTCGGGCTTCCTTCTGAAGAACACCAGGCCGGAGGAGCTGCTCACCGCGATCCGCAACGTCGCGGCGGGCGACGCGGTGCTCTCCCCGCGGATCACCCGGCGCCTGCTGGAGGACTTCCGTCTGCACCTGCCCGACGGCGGCGCCGCCGTCCTCGACGAGCGGCTGGACCGGCTGAGCGCCCGTGAGCGCGAGGTGCTCGTCGAGGTCGGCCGCGGCCTGTCCAACGCCGAGATCGCGGCCGCGCTGTACCTCGCGGAGGCGACCGTGAAGTCCCATCTGGGGCGAATCCTGCACAAGCTCGAACTCCGCGACCGGATCCAGGCCGTGGTCTTCGCCCATGACAACCGCCTGGTCCGACCGGCCTGA
- a CDS encoding sensor histidine kinase → MTVRHRDRVPPLVWDAALPILLVLNVVTAYPARELPVAAALTAALALPLLWRRRAPLAVFGAVAAAAFVQWLMDVQLLADVALLVALYTAAAHTGRRGTLLAGAVVEGGAVLACLRWVPDGAFLTPFVALSATVVAAAVLGVNVRTSRAYVAAVQERAERLALHQEQQARLAVAEERARITREMHDIVTHNLSVMVALTDAAVYAQHRSPDRATAAMLQISETGRQALTDMRRSLGVLRTGERDAERHPPPGIAQLKALTDQMGAAGLPTRMELRGGHNHVPATAQLTVYRLVQEALTNTLKHTPAGTRATVLVECSAQAVGVEVTDSGPRPARPAAAPPGHGIPGMRERAAAYGGTLQAGPLPGGGWGVRTRLLLNGGGTASA, encoded by the coding sequence GTGACGGTGCGCCACCGGGACCGTGTACCGCCCCTGGTGTGGGACGCGGCGCTGCCGATCCTTCTCGTCCTCAACGTCGTGACCGCCTACCCGGCGCGGGAGCTGCCGGTGGCCGCGGCGCTCACTGCCGCCCTGGCGCTCCCCCTGCTGTGGCGGCGCCGGGCCCCGCTCGCGGTGTTCGGCGCCGTGGCGGCAGCGGCCTTCGTCCAGTGGCTGATGGACGTCCAACTGCTCGCGGACGTAGCCCTGCTGGTGGCCCTCTACACGGCGGCCGCGCACACAGGCCGGCGCGGCACGCTCCTCGCCGGTGCCGTCGTGGAGGGCGGAGCGGTGCTGGCCTGCTTGCGCTGGGTACCGGACGGCGCGTTCCTGACCCCCTTCGTCGCGCTCTCCGCGACGGTCGTCGCCGCCGCCGTCCTCGGGGTGAACGTGCGGACCAGCCGGGCCTACGTCGCCGCCGTGCAGGAACGGGCCGAACGGCTGGCGCTGCACCAGGAGCAGCAGGCACGGCTGGCCGTCGCCGAGGAGCGGGCCCGGATCACCCGAGAGATGCACGACATCGTCACCCACAACCTGTCCGTCATGGTCGCGCTCACCGACGCCGCCGTCTACGCCCAGCACAGGTCCCCGGACCGGGCCACCGCCGCGATGCTGCAGATCTCCGAGACGGGCCGGCAGGCGCTGACCGACATGCGGCGCTCGCTGGGCGTCCTGCGGACCGGCGAGCGGGACGCGGAGCGCCACCCGCCGCCCGGCATCGCCCAGCTGAAGGCTCTCACCGACCAGATGGGCGCCGCGGGGCTACCGACCCGCATGGAGCTCCGCGGCGGCCACAACCACGTCCCCGCCACCGCACAACTCACCGTCTACCGTCTGGTGCAGGAAGCCTTGACCAACACCCTCAAGCACACACCCGCCGGCACCCGCGCGACGGTCCTGGTCGAGTGCTCGGCCCAGGCCGTCGGCGTGGAAGTCACCGACAGCGGCCCCCGCCCGGCGCGGCCCGCCGCCGCACCGCCCGGCCACGGCATCCCCGGCATGCGCGAGCGCGCGGCCGCCTACGGGGGCACGCTGCAGGCCGGACCGCTTCCGGGCGGCGGCTGGGGCGTCCGTACCCGACTCCTCCTCAACGGCGGCGGGACGGCCTCCGCATGA
- a CDS encoding alpha/beta hydrolase family protein, with protein MRRRGPGVEHGRVTETITGLSMSLPEVLALLGALALVAARWLPPAARRPVTIGAGAVLVASATVLGVVGTRWQLLPVLAGAALASAFALPPLLRRRTGRPAWRARWWLALPGSLACAGLIAMGPVAAWAFPVPEFPEPSGGFAVGTRVVQWTDPLRPESFTADPDDRRTVVAQLWYPAQKSPAGTQRAQYLGRTEQEARTVAEALAGGVGLPGFLIDGVPRARSRAVVDAPVAGGGERFPVVVFSPGSGGVRAQNTAWAEELASHGYLVAALDHPYDSAVVVLADGRTIRATTASSGDRDRDEELAAGWTAVRAADLGFVLTQLERLDRGKTADPLTGRLDTGRAAVAGHSLGGAAALQAARQDRRFGAVVDLDGYPHGPTAPALEQPALALTQEITTGTDPRYLPRLTDALEHGTATSYRLAVPGAGHLTFMDGPLYLPPVPSIVGTLGRTESPRVVAGATLAFLDAVLRGHPGDPAETLRAYGKVYAVSPSGARGTARPTP; from the coding sequence ATGCGGCGGCGCGGACCGGGCGTCGAGCATGGCCGGGTGACCGAAACCATCACGGGGCTGTCGATGTCCCTTCCGGAAGTCCTCGCCCTGCTGGGTGCCCTCGCGCTGGTGGCGGCGCGCTGGCTCCCCCCGGCCGCCCGCCGGCCCGTCACGATCGGGGCGGGGGCGGTGCTCGTGGCGTCCGCGACCGTGCTGGGCGTGGTGGGGACCCGCTGGCAGCTGCTGCCGGTCCTGGCCGGCGCCGCCCTGGCGTCGGCGTTTGCCCTCCCGCCCCTGCTGCGACGCCGTACCGGCCGACCGGCGTGGCGGGCCCGCTGGTGGCTGGCCCTGCCGGGATCGCTGGCCTGCGCCGGCCTGATCGCCATGGGCCCGGTCGCGGCCTGGGCCTTCCCCGTCCCAGAGTTCCCCGAGCCGTCGGGCGGCTTCGCGGTCGGCACCCGGGTGGTGCAGTGGACCGACCCGCTCCGCCCCGAGAGCTTCACCGCCGATCCGGACGACCGGCGCACGGTCGTGGCCCAGCTCTGGTACCCCGCGCAGAAGAGCCCCGCCGGCACCCAGCGGGCCCAGTACCTGGGACGCACGGAGCAGGAGGCGCGCACCGTCGCCGAGGCCCTCGCCGGCGGGGTCGGCCTGCCCGGCTTCCTGATCGACGGCGTCCCGCGGGCTCGCAGCCGTGCGGTCGTCGACGCCCCGGTGGCCGGTGGGGGAGAACGGTTCCCGGTCGTCGTGTTCTCCCCGGGGTCGGGCGGGGTGCGGGCCCAGAACACCGCCTGGGCGGAGGAGCTGGCCAGCCACGGCTACCTGGTCGCCGCCCTCGACCACCCGTACGACTCCGCCGTCGTCGTCCTCGCGGACGGCCGCACGATCCGCGCCACGACCGCTTCCAGCGGGGACCGGGACCGGGACGAGGAACTGGCGGCGGGCTGGACCGCCGTCCGGGCCGCCGACCTCGGCTTCGTCCTCACCCAGTTGGAACGGCTGGACCGGGGCAAGACCGCCGACCCGCTGACCGGACGCCTGGACACCGGCCGCGCTGCGGTCGCCGGCCACTCCCTGGGCGGTGCCGCCGCCCTGCAGGCGGCCCGGCAGGACCGCCGGTTCGGCGCAGTCGTCGACCTGGACGGCTACCCCCACGGCCCCACCGCGCCCGCGCTCGAGCAGCCGGCGCTCGCGCTCACCCAGGAGATCACCACCGGCACCGACCCGCGCTACCTGCCCCGCCTCACCGACGCCCTCGAGCACGGCACCGCGACGAGCTACCGGCTCGCCGTCCCCGGCGCCGGGCACCTCACCTTCATGGACGGCCCGCTCTACCTGCCGCCGGTGCCCTCGATCGTCGGCACCCTGGGCCGCACCGAGAGCCCGCGCGTCGTCGCCGGAGCCACCCTCGCCTTCCTGGACGCCGTCCTGCGAGGCCACCCCGGCGACCCGGCCGAAACCCTCCGGGCCTACGGGAAGGTCTACGCGGTCTCACCATCAGGGGCTCGGGGAACTGCGAGGCCGACCCCGTGA
- a CDS encoding dihydrofolate reductase family protein, which translates to MRKLIYGMNVTLDGYIAAPGDDIGWSVPSDELFQFWSDQLQATDLTLYGRKLWQTMSSYWPTGDQQPGATPAEVEFARRWRDMSKVVFSSTIDKVDWNTRLVTGDAVAEITRLKAEDGGSMDIGGATLAGAAMRAGLIDEYVLATAPVLVGGGTPFFTALDNWVNLNLVETRTLACGVILTRYETRR; encoded by the coding sequence ATGCGGAAACTGATCTACGGCATGAACGTGACCCTGGACGGCTACATCGCCGCGCCCGGCGACGACATCGGCTGGAGCGTGCCGAGCGACGAGCTGTTCCAGTTCTGGTCCGACCAGTTGCAGGCGACCGACCTGACGCTGTACGGACGCAAGCTGTGGCAGACGATGAGCTCCTACTGGCCGACCGGCGACCAGCAGCCGGGCGCCACACCGGCGGAGGTCGAGTTCGCGCGCCGCTGGCGGGACATGTCGAAGGTGGTGTTCTCCTCGACGATCGACAAGGTCGACTGGAACACCCGCCTGGTCACGGGCGACGCGGTCGCCGAGATCACCCGGCTCAAGGCCGAGGACGGCGGCTCGATGGACATCGGCGGCGCGACGCTCGCCGGGGCGGCCATGCGGGCCGGGCTGATCGACGAGTACGTGCTGGCCACCGCTCCGGTCCTGGTGGGCGGCGGCACGCCGTTCTTCACCGCGCTGGACAACTGGGTGAACCTGAACCTGGTGGAGACGCGGACGCTTGCCTGCGGCGTGATCCTGACCAGATACGAGACGAGGCGCTGA
- a CDS encoding patatin-like phospholipase family protein has protein sequence MHTFDRALVLGPGGHVGTAWMAGLAYGLRRDGVDLGEADLIVGTSAGAIVGALLATGQNPGRIATSARPDAHRLKADPARMGAVFAVLGDRSLEPGEARRRVGRLALDSTDPQAEEALIAGRAALIGADAWPERRLLIAAVDATTGEPVVWDRDSGVPLVHAVAASSAFPGAAPPVAIDGRRYMDGALRSGPNADLAAGARTLVVVEPMAHLFPREPLNQQLAAVGADTVVTISPDPASVRAFGSDMGDLAVWEPAYQAGLRQAGDIDAQLRSMWSAEADAG, from the coding sequence TTGCACACCTTCGACCGAGCGCTCGTCCTGGGTCCCGGGGGTCACGTCGGCACAGCCTGGATGGCCGGGCTGGCCTACGGGTTGCGCCGCGATGGCGTGGATCTGGGCGAGGCCGACCTGATCGTCGGGACGTCGGCAGGCGCGATCGTCGGAGCGCTACTCGCCACTGGGCAGAACCCGGGGCGGATCGCGACTTCGGCTCGCCCGGACGCTCACCGGCTCAAGGCGGACCCTGCGCGGATGGGCGCGGTGTTTGCCGTACTGGGCGACCGCAGCCTGGAACCCGGCGAGGCCAGGCGTCGCGTCGGCCGGCTCGCGCTCGACAGCACCGACCCCCAGGCCGAGGAGGCGCTGATCGCGGGGCGCGCCGCCTTGATCGGTGCGGACGCGTGGCCGGAGCGGCGACTGCTGATCGCCGCCGTGGACGCAACCACCGGTGAGCCCGTGGTGTGGGACCGCGACAGCGGCGTGCCGTTGGTGCACGCGGTGGCAGCGAGTAGCGCCTTCCCCGGGGCCGCGCCGCCCGTTGCCATCGACGGCCGACGGTACATGGACGGTGCGCTGCGATCGGGCCCCAACGCCGATCTCGCGGCCGGAGCCCGCACGCTGGTCGTGGTCGAGCCGATGGCCCACCTGTTTCCCCGCGAGCCACTCAACCAGCAGCTGGCGGCCGTGGGGGCAGACACCGTGGTGACCATCAGCCCCGATCCGGCCTCAGTGCGCGCTTTCGGCTCGGACATGGGCGACCTGGCAGTCTGGGAACCAGCCTACCAAGCGGGTCTTCGCCAGGCCGGCGACATCGACGCGCAACTCCGCTCCATGTGGAGTGCAGAAGCCGACGCGGGCTGA
- a CDS encoding TetR/AcrR family transcriptional regulator gives MGRPADPARRERTLARATDYVLAHGLAGLSLRPLAAALDTSPRMLLYDFGSKQELVAAVLAEARRRGAVRLFDHRPTESDSVQERLRGIWAWISADERAPFVRLFFEVHADGLVHPETYPDQGQAITGWFDTLGATFRNVSTSPDDTVTPTLIMAVVRGLLFDLTTTGDRHRTDRALDRFAELLNQ, from the coding sequence GTGGGGCGACCCGCAGATCCCGCCCGTCGCGAGCGCACACTCGCCCGGGCGACCGACTACGTGCTGGCGCACGGTCTGGCCGGACTGAGCCTGCGACCACTGGCCGCGGCCCTCGACACCAGCCCACGGATGCTGCTCTACGACTTCGGCAGCAAACAGGAGTTGGTCGCTGCGGTCCTCGCCGAGGCCCGGCGCCGAGGTGCGGTGCGCCTGTTCGACCACCGTCCGACGGAGTCGGACTCCGTGCAGGAGCGACTGCGTGGCATCTGGGCGTGGATCAGCGCAGACGAACGCGCGCCGTTCGTCCGGCTGTTCTTCGAGGTGCACGCCGACGGACTGGTCCACCCCGAGACCTACCCCGACCAGGGCCAGGCGATCACGGGCTGGTTCGACACTCTCGGCGCCACCTTCCGCAACGTCTCCACCAGTCCTGACGACACCGTCACGCCCACGTTGATCATGGCCGTTGTCCGGGGTTTGCTGTTCGATCTCACAACCACCGGCGACCGCCACCGCACCGATCGTGCGCTGGACCGCTTCGCTGAACTCCTGAACCAGTGA
- a CDS encoding LysR substrate-binding domain-containing protein — MAPDTVSLRYFLVLAQELNFTRAAARIGIAQPALSARMRRLEAELGTALLVRNTRSVVLTTAGAALAESAPPALAALDRAWDTARSAAAGELGTLRIGYSLSAGAETAPALVDRLIRGNSGLEVGAVPMATPEISPAVADGRIDAGITRGEQPGRGVRRFLLRRMRVGVQLAQHHPLAEHPEIEIADAAAYPLRLPDRAANPVIHDQLSAVFRDTRPHPRFHTPAVSFDMSQRDLRDGITLAPAGEAAATVQPAGLTWRPLRGAPSLTIHLVLPREQSPLHRRIRAVAKTLAHELHWLPD, encoded by the coding sequence GTGGCGCCGGATACGGTGAGCCTGCGGTACTTCCTGGTGCTGGCACAGGAGTTGAACTTCACCCGCGCGGCCGCACGGATCGGTATCGCACAGCCCGCACTCAGCGCCCGGATGCGCCGATTGGAGGCGGAACTCGGTACGGCCCTGCTGGTCCGCAACACGCGTAGCGTCGTATTGACCACGGCCGGTGCGGCTTTGGCGGAGTCCGCGCCGCCCGCCCTGGCGGCGCTGGACCGGGCATGGGACACCGCCCGGAGCGCGGCGGCCGGTGAACTGGGCACGCTGCGCATCGGATACAGCCTCAGCGCCGGGGCCGAGACGGCACCGGCCCTGGTGGACAGGCTGATTCGCGGCAACAGCGGACTCGAGGTCGGCGCGGTCCCGATGGCTACACCGGAGATCTCCCCCGCGGTCGCCGACGGCCGCATCGATGCCGGGATCACCCGCGGTGAACAGCCGGGCCGTGGCGTGCGCCGGTTCCTGCTGCGGCGTATGCGCGTCGGGGTCCAGCTGGCTCAGCACCATCCGCTGGCCGAACACCCGGAGATCGAGATCGCCGACGCGGCCGCGTATCCGCTGCGACTCCCGGACCGTGCGGCCAACCCCGTGATCCACGATCAGCTGTCCGCAGTGTTCCGAGACACCCGACCACACCCCCGATTCCACACGCCCGCAGTCTCTTTCGACATGTCTCAGCGCGACCTGCGCGACGGGATCACCCTCGCCCCGGCCGGAGAAGCCGCGGCCACGGTACAACCGGCCGGTCTCACCTGGCGACCGCTGCGGGGCGCGCCCAGCCTGACGATCCACCTGGTCCTCCCACGCGAGCAGTCGCCGCTGCACCGCCGCATCCGTGCCGTCGCCAAAACCCTGGCGCACGAGCTGCACTGGCTGCCGGACTGA
- a CDS encoding DUF1330 domain-containing protein: MAKGYWVSVYPAISDPEGLTAYDKLAGPAVQAGGGRVLSRIPSRGGRVVAHEAGITERVVLIEFDSFEQAVAAYESEAYQKALAALPDGVERDFRIIDGID, from the coding sequence ATGGCTAAGGGCTACTGGGTCAGTGTCTACCCCGCCATTTCCGACCCTGAGGGGCTGACTGCCTACGACAAGCTGGCCGGTCCGGCCGTCCAGGCTGGGGGCGGGCGCGTCCTGTCCCGGATCCCGTCCCGTGGCGGTCGAGTCGTCGCCCACGAGGCCGGAATCACGGAGCGCGTCGTTCTGATCGAGTTCGACAGCTTTGAACAGGCCGTCGCGGCATACGAGAGCGAGGCATACCAGAAGGCGCTGGCGGCCCTCCCCGACGGCGTCGAGCGTGACTTCCGCATCATCGACGGCATCGACTGA